A region of the Conyzicola lurida genome:
CCCGCGGTGGTCGAGGTGCTCGCCCACACCGACAGCACGGACGGCACGGCGGCCGCGACGGCCACGGCGGTGCCGAGCAGCAGGAGGAGGAGGCCGACCGCGATGATCAGCGTGCGGTTGAGGGCACGGTTGGTGTCGTTCATGCGCCGACCACTCCCCTTTTCTCGATGATGACGCGCGGGCGCAGTGCGGGCACCACGTCGAGCCGCGCGAGTTCGTCGGCGACCGCGGATTCGACGGCCGCGGCATCCACGGTCCAGCCCGAGCTGGGACGTACAGCGACCTCGGCGAGCTTGTGGCTCACGGTCACGACGACCTGGTCGGGGTCGACGTCGGCCGCGCGGGCGGCACGACGGGCTAGTGCCGAAGCGATGGCACGGTTGTCGATGACGAGCGCGGTGCGGCCGGTGGGGCCGACGTGGTTGGCCCGACGACCGGGCAGCACGCCCGCGATCAGCAGCAGCAGGCCGACGACGGCGACGATCGCACCGGCGGCGATCAGCAGCGGGCTCTCGACCGAGGTGGGCAGTGCGATGGCGGCATCGACCGCATCCCCCGGCACCACGAGCAGGGCCCGCTGGCCGAGCATAGCGAGCACGACCTCGGTCGCGAGCCAGGCGCCGACGATCACGATGAGCACGGCGAGCACGATTGCGAGCGCGGAGCGCGGCGAGTGCGTCTCCCGGCGCGAGATGCGGCGGTAGGCGGTGTCGTGGCTCATCGGGTTCTCCCTTCGGTGCTGGTTCTCGCG
Encoded here:
- a CDS encoding DUF6286 domain-containing protein, whose translation is MSHDTAYRRISRRETHSPRSALAIVLAVLIVIVGAWLATEVVLAMLGQRALLVVPGDAVDAAIALPTSVESPLLIAAGAIVAVVGLLLLIAGVLPGRRANHVGPTGRTALVIDNRAIASALARRAARAADVDPDQVVVTVSHKLAEVAVRPSSGWTVDAAAVESAVADELARLDVVPALRPRVIIEKRGVVGA